The Methanomassiliicoccales archaeon genome includes a region encoding these proteins:
- the atwA gene encoding methyl coenzyme M reductase system, component A2 produces the protein MPDEAEPLVIIDNVSKNFNGNTVLRDISAVIYPGDVLGLIGRSGAGKSVLINMLRGNQEYKPDMGRVIYRMNICSSCERLDLPFKGAKCTRCGGDTNLIDIDFWSLSENDKMRIAVKQRIAIMLQRTFALFGDMSVIENVFEAMDKGLTDQERVDKAIELLKMVNMTHRVTHIARDLSGGEKQRCVLARQLARDPLIFLADEPTGTLDPGTAEIVHRTLVDMSKKTKMGMVVTSHWPKAINRLANKAIWLEAGEMMKRGNPVEVTKEFMVGFAPKDPEPVPIGGPIVRVIDAKKYYYSIVRGVVKAVDGVTFEINEKEIFGLVGLSGAGKTTLSRMIAGITPGTSGVVEVRIGDDWVNMYEIGELGRGRATPYIGILHQEYSLYPFNTVLQNLTSCIGLKMPAEFAKMKAIQVLSSVGFEKKDIEKILYAYPDTLSVGEKQRVAMASVLIREPRIIILDEPTGTMDPITKLSVAKSVLNARKELGETFIIVSHDMDFVVNCCDRAAIMKQGKIVALGDPKEIVAHMTAEEKEEMMKSGVEIA, from the coding sequence ATGCCCGATGAGGCAGAGCCATTAGTAATCATTGATAATGTCAGTAAGAATTTTAATGGAAATACTGTGCTCAGAGACATCAGCGCTGTAATCTATCCTGGAGATGTGCTTGGGCTTATAGGGAGGAGCGGAGCAGGTAAGTCTGTACTTATTAACATGCTACGAGGTAATCAAGAATATAAGCCCGACATGGGCAGAGTAATTTATAGAATGAATATTTGCAGTTCGTGCGAGCGTCTCGATTTGCCTTTTAAAGGCGCAAAATGTACAAGGTGTGGTGGGGACACAAACCTTATTGATATAGATTTCTGGTCCTTAAGTGAGAATGATAAGATGCGAATCGCTGTAAAACAGCGCATCGCTATTATGCTACAGCGGACGTTTGCTCTTTTTGGAGACATGTCCGTGATTGAAAATGTTTTTGAGGCTATGGATAAGGGATTGACTGATCAGGAGCGCGTGGACAAGGCCATCGAACTCCTAAAAATGGTAAATATGACTCATCGGGTTACGCACATTGCCAGAGATTTATCTGGTGGCGAAAAACAGAGGTGCGTTTTAGCTCGGCAACTTGCCAGAGATCCTTTGATATTCTTAGCTGATGAGCCCACAGGCACTCTAGATCCAGGTACTGCTGAAATTGTACATCGGACTCTTGTAGATATGTCAAAGAAAACAAAGATGGGGATGGTCGTTACTTCGCATTGGCCTAAAGCCATTAACCGTTTGGCAAATAAAGCAATATGGTTAGAGGCCGGAGAGATGATGAAGCGTGGAAATCCGGTAGAGGTGACGAAAGAATTCATGGTTGGATTTGCGCCCAAGGATCCAGAACCCGTCCCTATTGGAGGGCCAATTGTCCGAGTTATTGATGCAAAAAAGTATTATTATTCAATAGTAAGGGGTGTCGTAAAAGCTGTGGATGGTGTAACATTCGAGATAAACGAAAAAGAGATTTTCGGCCTCGTAGGACTTAGTGGAGCAGGAAAAACCACACTTTCGCGTATGATTGCGGGTATAACACCAGGAACCAGTGGCGTAGTCGAAGTTCGTATAGGTGACGATTGGGTGAACATGTATGAAATAGGTGAGTTGGGGAGAGGGAGAGCTACACCTTACATTGGTATTTTGCATCAAGAATATTCGCTATATCCCTTTAACACAGTGTTACAAAATCTTACCTCTTGTATTGGCCTTAAGATGCCAGCAGAATTTGCTAAAATGAAAGCAATTCAGGTGCTATCTAGTGTGGGATTCGAAAAAAAGGACATAGAAAAAATACTTTATGCATATCCAGATACTTTGAGTGTAGGAGAAAAGCAAAGGGTAGCAATGGCATCAGTCCTTATTCGGGAACCGAGGATAATTATCTTAGATGAGCCAACCGGGACTATGGACCCTATAACAAAGTTATCTGTAGCAAAGAGTGTACTAAATGCTAGGAAGGAACTAGGAGAAACTTTCATAATCGTATCGCACGACATGGACTTTGTGGTTAATTGTTGTGACCGAGCTGCAATAATGAAACAAGGTAAGATAGTAGCCTTAGGCGATCCGAAAGAAATTGTTGCTCATATGACTGCCGAGGAAAAAGAAGAAATGATGAAAAGCGGGGTAGAGATCGCTTGA